A single region of the Halobacterium wangiae genome encodes:
- a CDS encoding branched-chain amino acid ABC transporter permease, whose translation MVSTSQFLIQVLNGLSLASIFALTAMGLTIIFGLMGVVNFAHGAYYGLGIYFGLATLQMISGPWAFLAAMLVALLATAAVGVATEVTVIRPLYDRDLIASLLLTFGVMLVLHEVIRMVWGVGSQTVSTPSLFRFSVGLGIINYPAYRLFVIGLAVVVSVAVWLFLQRTDIGMIIRAATENRDMVKALGIDIDRVYTLVFALGVGIAGLAGILHAPMISVYPEVGTTIVVQSFVVVVIGGLNSFRGSIIAAILVGEASALSYLIWPPMTDVAIFIVMALFLILRPQGIFGKSLGGLE comes from the coding sequence GGACTGACGATCATCTTCGGGCTGATGGGCGTCGTCAACTTCGCGCACGGTGCGTACTACGGTCTGGGCATCTACTTCGGGCTAGCGACCCTCCAGATGATCTCCGGGCCGTGGGCGTTCCTGGCGGCGATGCTCGTCGCCCTGCTGGCGACGGCGGCCGTCGGCGTCGCGACCGAAGTGACCGTGATCCGCCCCCTCTACGACCGCGACTTGATAGCGTCGTTACTGCTGACGTTCGGGGTGATGCTCGTGCTCCACGAGGTCATCCGCATGGTCTGGGGAGTCGGGAGTCAGACGGTGAGCACGCCGTCGCTCTTCCGGTTCTCGGTCGGCCTCGGCATCATCAACTACCCGGCGTACCGGCTGTTCGTCATCGGCCTGGCGGTCGTCGTCTCCGTCGCCGTCTGGCTGTTCCTCCAGCGGACGGACATCGGGATGATCATCCGCGCCGCCACGGAGAACCGCGACATGGTGAAGGCACTCGGCATCGACATCGACCGCGTCTACACGCTCGTCTTCGCCCTCGGCGTCGGCATCGCGGGCCTCGCCGGCATCCTCCACGCGCCGATGATCAGCGTCTACCCGGAGGTCGGGACCACCATCGTCGTGCAGAGCTTCGTCGTGGTCGTCATCGGCGGGCTCAACAGCTTCCGCGGGTCGATCATCGCGGCAATCCTCGTCGGCGAGGCGAGCGCGCTCTCGTACCTCATCTGGCCGCCGATGACCGACGTCGCCATCTTCATCGTGATGGCGCTGTTCCTCATCCTGCGCCCGCAGGGGATCTTCGGGAAGTCGCTGGGCGGCCTCGAGTAA
- a CDS encoding SDR family NAD(P)-dependent oxidoreductase encodes MLDGVTAFVTGGSQGIGREIAVTLAEEGANVAVAARSDGIYETAEEIGEGALPVETDVTDEESVASSIDATVEEFGGLDCLVNNSGIAGPTAPVEEVSVEDWQQTMDVNVMGMFLTAKYAAEHLRDSDRGSVVNISSISGKRPLPNRTPYTASKMAVIGLTRTLAFELGDDDVTVNAICPGATKGPRIESVIEKQAEKLDVSYEEAKRRVFTEDAALGELVTATDVANQVVYLASERGQHVTAQDVNVDGGSVWY; translated from the coding sequence ATGCTAGACGGAGTCACCGCGTTCGTCACCGGCGGGAGTCAGGGTATCGGTCGAGAGATAGCCGTCACGCTGGCCGAGGAAGGCGCGAACGTCGCCGTGGCCGCACGGAGCGACGGAATCTACGAGACGGCCGAGGAGATCGGCGAGGGAGCACTCCCCGTCGAGACCGACGTCACCGACGAGGAATCGGTGGCGTCGTCCATCGATGCGACAGTCGAGGAGTTCGGCGGCCTGGACTGCCTCGTGAACAACAGCGGCATCGCCGGCCCCACGGCTCCCGTCGAGGAGGTGTCCGTCGAGGACTGGCAGCAGACGATGGACGTCAACGTGATGGGGATGTTCCTCACCGCCAAATACGCCGCCGAACACCTCCGGGACAGCGACAGGGGGAGCGTCGTCAACATCTCCTCGATCAGCGGGAAGCGACCGCTCCCGAACCGGACGCCGTACACGGCGTCGAAGATGGCAGTCATCGGACTGACGCGGACGCTCGCCTTCGAACTCGGTGACGACGACGTCACGGTCAACGCCATCTGCCCCGGCGCGACGAAGGGTCCCAGGATCGAGAGCGTCATCGAGAAACAGGCCGAGAAGCTGGACGTCTCCTACGAGGAGGCCAAACGTCGCGTGTTCACCGAGGACGCCGCGCTAGGCGAACTCGTGACCGCGACCGACGTCGCCAACCAGGTCGTCTACCTGGCCAGCGAGCGCGGGCAACACGTAACCGCACAGGACGTCAACGTCGACGGCGGGAGCGTCTGGTACTGA
- a CDS encoding ABC transporter substrate-binding protein has product MNGENSATEGRKSGGVSRRDVIKASGAGGLVGISGLSGCLDVLSGGGNGNVRLGTAFPYTGAYSEEATTQKEGVDLAVKEINENGGLNGKDVEVIDRDTELNGDTSARRIRDLINNEDIDLLVANLSGGISLQTNTQAKESGIPYMAGCQTIPDFHTQENLYDCSYTPYALNYQTQYANAAFIHENLGETMYGLYADYAWGQDSWKHQKNAFQELGGTIEGEVAAPLGASDFASQLSSAENSDADVLFIQNLGADQATSLSQAREFGLHESKEIFIGLTTVTVARRAGLDQWDNIYAGIQYNANADNPATNEFSQKMSDEFGNPGDSYSAVCYTAVKEFERAVNSAESLDPEDITTAINENPSFEHTKTGEEWRDCDNQSIQDWYIVQGKPTSEQEDEWDIFSFEDTQGGAELLPDCGSDLYT; this is encoded by the coding sequence ATGAACGGGGAGAATTCGGCGACGGAAGGACGGAAATCAGGTGGGGTCTCCCGGCGAGACGTCATCAAGGCATCGGGGGCAGGCGGACTCGTCGGTATCTCGGGACTGAGCGGCTGTCTCGACGTACTGTCTGGTGGCGGTAACGGCAACGTCCGACTCGGGACTGCGTTCCCGTACACGGGCGCCTACAGCGAGGAGGCGACCACACAGAAGGAGGGGGTCGACCTCGCGGTCAAGGAGATCAACGAGAACGGCGGACTGAACGGGAAGGACGTCGAGGTCATCGACCGCGACACCGAACTCAACGGGGACACGAGCGCACGCCGCATCCGTGACCTCATCAACAACGAGGACATCGACCTCCTCGTCGCGAACCTCTCGGGTGGGATCTCCCTGCAGACGAACACGCAGGCCAAGGAGAGCGGCATCCCGTACATGGCGGGCTGCCAGACGATTCCCGACTTCCACACCCAGGAGAACCTGTACGACTGCTCGTACACGCCGTACGCACTGAACTACCAGACCCAGTACGCGAACGCGGCGTTCATCCACGAGAACCTCGGCGAGACCATGTACGGTCTGTACGCCGACTACGCCTGGGGCCAGGACTCCTGGAAACACCAGAAGAACGCGTTCCAGGAGCTCGGTGGCACCATCGAGGGCGAGGTCGCCGCGCCACTCGGTGCGAGCGACTTCGCCTCGCAGCTATCCTCGGCCGAGAACTCGGACGCGGACGTGCTGTTCATCCAGAACCTCGGTGCCGACCAGGCGACCTCGCTCAGTCAGGCCCGCGAGTTCGGTCTCCACGAGAGCAAGGAGATCTTCATCGGCCTGACGACGGTCACCGTCGCGCGGCGTGCCGGACTGGACCAGTGGGACAACATCTACGCTGGCATCCAGTACAACGCGAACGCCGACAACCCGGCGACCAACGAGTTCAGCCAGAAGATGTCCGACGAGTTCGGCAACCCCGGCGACTCCTACTCCGCGGTCTGTTACACTGCGGTCAAGGAGTTCGAGCGCGCCGTCAACAGCGCAGAGAGCCTCGACCCGGAGGATATCACGACTGCGATCAACGAGAACCCGTCGTTCGAGCACACGAAGACCGGCGAGGAGTGGCGCGACTGCGACAACCAGTCCATCCAGGACTGGTACATCGTCCAGGGGAAGCCCACCTCCGAACAGGAGGACGAGTGGGACATCTTCTCCTTCGAGGACACCCAGGGCGGCGCAGAACTGCTGCCCGACTGCGGTTCGGACCTCTACACGTAA
- a CDS encoding ABC transporter ATP-binding protein, which yields MPLLQTKGLTKRFGTFAAVDSVDYHVNEGEIASIIGPNGAGKTTFFNLITGEYEATEGTITFGGSEVTDLQPYERVQRGIGRVFQISNVFPELTTFENVRLAVQSRETDGQRALLEKATDDQSIIDETHDILEDLKLHENRQTVANNLSYGNKRRLEIGMAIALDPALLLLDEPTAGLPEEEMHEVSEFIRSVSDDHTILLVEHKMDVVMGLSDRISVLHEGELIADGSVDEIRDNERVQRVYLGEDSLYA from the coding sequence ATGCCACTACTGCAAACAAAGGGACTTACGAAGAGGTTCGGGACGTTCGCCGCCGTCGACTCGGTCGACTACCACGTCAACGAGGGCGAGATCGCGAGCATCATCGGCCCAAACGGCGCCGGGAAGACGACGTTCTTCAACCTCATCACCGGCGAGTACGAAGCGACGGAGGGGACGATCACGTTCGGCGGGTCGGAGGTCACCGACCTCCAGCCGTACGAGCGTGTACAGCGCGGCATCGGCCGCGTGTTCCAGATATCGAACGTCTTCCCGGAGCTGACCACCTTCGAGAACGTGCGACTGGCGGTCCAGTCTCGGGAGACGGACGGACAGCGAGCGCTCCTGGAGAAGGCCACCGACGACCAGTCGATCATCGACGAGACACACGACATCCTCGAGGACCTGAAACTCCACGAGAACCGCCAGACGGTCGCGAACAACCTCTCCTACGGGAACAAGCGCCGCCTCGAGATCGGGATGGCCATCGCACTCGACCCGGCGTTGCTGTTGCTGGACGAGCCGACGGCCGGCCTCCCCGAGGAGGAGATGCACGAGGTGTCGGAGTTCATCCGCTCGGTGTCGGACGACCACACGATCCTCCTCGTGGAACACAAGATGGACGTCGTGATGGGGCTCTCCGACCGCATCTCCGTCCTCCACGAGGGCGAACTGATCGCGGACGGCTCCGTCGACGAGATCCGGGACAACGAGCGCGTCCAGCGCGTCTACCTCGGGGAGGACAGCCTCTATGCTTGA
- a CDS encoding ABC transporter ATP-binding protein: MLEVSDIDAYYGETQVLFGVDLSVEQGEVVSIVGRNGVGKTTTLRSILNLAEVKDGAITFRGEEITGEDTQDIAKRGIGYAPEERDIFAGLTVRENLKMAATSMSASRTAERMESVTERFPKLRELYESKGGHLSGGEQQMLTIARALMEDNDIILIDEPTEGLAPRIAEDVRDAIADLKGEKTVLLVEQSTKLVYELSDRIYGMVDGEVVYEGTPDDAEESGRVKELLTIQ; this comes from the coding sequence ATGCTTGAGGTGTCGGACATCGACGCCTACTACGGGGAGACGCAGGTGCTGTTCGGCGTGGACCTCTCTGTCGAGCAGGGAGAGGTCGTCTCCATCGTGGGGCGCAACGGCGTCGGGAAGACGACGACGCTCCGGTCGATCCTCAACCTCGCCGAGGTGAAAGACGGGGCGATCACGTTCCGGGGCGAGGAGATCACCGGCGAGGACACCCAGGACATCGCGAAGCGAGGCATCGGCTACGCTCCCGAGGAGCGGGACATCTTCGCCGGCCTGACGGTCCGGGAGAACCTGAAGATGGCAGCGACGTCGATGTCCGCCTCGCGTACCGCGGAGCGCATGGAGTCGGTGACCGAACGGTTCCCGAAGCTCCGCGAACTGTACGAGAGCAAGGGCGGCCACCTCAGTGGCGGCGAGCAGCAGATGCTGACCATCGCGCGTGCGCTGATGGAGGACAACGACATCATCCTCATCGACGAACCCACCGAGGGGCTGGCGCCACGGATCGCCGAGGACGTCAGGGACGCCATCGCCGACCTGAAGGGAGAGAAGACGGTCCTGCTCGTCGAGCAGTCGACGAAACTGGTGTACGAACTCTCCGACCGCATCTACGGGATGGTCGACGGCGAGGTCGTCTACGAGGGGACCCCCGACGACGCCGAGGAGAGCGGCCGCGTCAAGGAGTTGCTGACGATCCAGTAG
- a CDS encoding universal stress protein, whose protein sequence is MYRVLVAVGDDEDRVSKQVNFVKSLPGSTDEVDVTVVHAVKKRQGSRDLQKPDRIPAVRQAARQLSSDGYSVSEEDAREDPVEGIVTVADDIDADLIVLGGRKRSPAGKAVFGSVTQSVILTTDRPVAVTGI, encoded by the coding sequence ATGTACCGGGTACTCGTTGCTGTCGGCGACGACGAAGACAGAGTGAGCAAGCAGGTCAACTTCGTCAAGTCGTTACCGGGGTCGACCGACGAAGTCGACGTCACCGTCGTGCACGCGGTGAAGAAGCGCCAAGGGTCCAGGGACCTCCAGAAGCCCGACCGCATCCCGGCGGTCCGGCAGGCCGCCCGACAGCTCTCCAGCGACGGTTACAGCGTCTCCGAGGAGGACGCCAGAGAAGACCCCGTCGAGGGAATCGTCACCGTCGCCGACGACATCGACGCCGACCTCATCGTCCTCGGTGGCCGCAAGCGGAGTCCCGCCGGCAAAGCAGTGTTCGGCAGCGTCACACAGTCCGTCATCCTCACGACCGACCGCCCCGTGGCGGTCACCGGCATCTGA
- a CDS encoding cyclase family protein encodes MADIVDLTQEIYEGQPVYHTHQQTVTWRDTSFEDIDYMLRKELGEEPPFTFETNALLICEHGPTHVDAPRHYREDGDSIEEMSLETFRSPGKAVDVSHRGPGEYITADDIEAACEDAGVTVEDGDTVLLRTGHYDETHPTREYSANYPGLNAAATQWLVDRGVVNFGVDQPSPDTPDDPTYPCHTLCREHDLPHVENLRNIDQVVGETFTFLGLPLPIRDGTGSPIRAVAVLEE; translated from the coding sequence ATGGCTGACATCGTCGACCTCACACAGGAGATCTACGAGGGGCAACCGGTCTACCACACCCACCAGCAGACGGTGACGTGGCGGGACACCTCCTTCGAAGACATCGACTACATGCTCCGCAAGGAACTGGGCGAGGAACCGCCGTTCACGTTCGAGACGAACGCGCTGCTCATCTGCGAACACGGCCCGACGCACGTCGACGCCCCTCGCCACTACAGGGAGGACGGCGACTCCATCGAGGAGATGTCCCTGGAGACGTTCCGCTCGCCCGGGAAGGCCGTCGACGTCTCCCACCGGGGGCCCGGGGAGTACATCACGGCCGACGACATCGAGGCCGCCTGCGAGGACGCCGGCGTCACCGTCGAGGATGGAGACACGGTGCTTCTCAGGACGGGCCATTACGACGAGACCCACCCGACGCGAGAATACTCCGCGAACTACCCGGGGCTGAACGCCGCAGCGACACAGTGGCTCGTCGACCGCGGCGTCGTCAACTTCGGCGTCGACCAGCCGAGCCCCGACACGCCCGACGACCCGACGTACCCGTGCCACACCCTCTGCCGGGAGCACGACCTCCCCCACGTGGAGAACCTCCGGAACATCGACCAGGTCGTCGGCGAGACGTTCACCTTCCTCGGCCTCCCGCTCCCGATCCGCGACGGCACCGGCTCGCCTATCCGGGCCGTCGCCGTTCTGGAGGAGTGA
- the hisD gene encoding histidinol dehydrogenase, which translates to MSQSLTYLKETERKALEIPEDVTDSVHDILSEVRESGDDAIQEFTRRWDDVERDDLRVGDDEIQAAHDDLTDEEKETIDHTIANVRRFHDEQREHLQSFEKEFQEGVHLGQRIVPIETAGVYVPGGRHPLVAAPAMSIVPAKVAGVDRVVACAPPQPDGSIQSAQLYAMDQAGADDIFVAGGAQAIGGMAYGTDTIPAVDKVAGPGNIFTTEAKRQVYGHVGIDFLAGPTEVLIVADDTVDAGLVATDLLAQAEHDPNSRPVLIDLDEDHANAVVDELHDQLPGLRTEEVARECWDENGEVIVAADRDTAVEAANDYAMEHLQLMVENPRDLVDDLRNYGSLFIGEHSPVVFGDKAVGTNHSLPTLEVSKYSGGIWVGTYLKTLTHQEATREGAAEVAEWAARICELEGTHAHQLSAEARLLDDE; encoded by the coding sequence GTGTCACAATCCCTAACATACCTGAAGGAGACCGAGCGCAAGGCACTCGAGATCCCGGAGGACGTGACGGACTCCGTCCACGACATCCTCTCGGAGGTCCGCGAGTCGGGCGACGACGCCATCCAGGAGTTCACGCGACGCTGGGACGACGTCGAGCGCGACGATCTGCGCGTCGGCGACGACGAGATCCAGGCCGCTCACGACGACCTCACGGACGAGGAGAAGGAGACCATCGACCACACCATCGCGAACGTCCGTCGGTTCCACGACGAGCAGCGCGAGCACCTCCAGTCCTTCGAGAAGGAGTTCCAGGAGGGCGTCCACCTCGGCCAGCGCATCGTCCCCATCGAGACCGCCGGCGTCTACGTCCCCGGCGGTCGCCACCCGCTGGTCGCCGCGCCCGCGATGTCAATCGTCCCCGCGAAGGTCGCCGGCGTCGACCGCGTCGTCGCGTGCGCGCCACCCCAGCCCGACGGCTCCATCCAGTCCGCACAACTGTACGCGATGGACCAGGCGGGCGCCGACGACATCTTCGTCGCCGGCGGTGCGCAGGCCATCGGCGGGATGGCCTACGGTACGGACACGATTCCCGCCGTCGACAAGGTCGCGGGCCCCGGGAACATCTTCACGACGGAGGCGAAACGGCAGGTGTACGGCCACGTCGGCATCGACTTCCTCGCCGGTCCGACCGAGGTACTCATCGTCGCCGACGACACCGTCGACGCAGGGCTCGTCGCGACCGACCTGCTCGCGCAGGCCGAACACGACCCGAACTCACGGCCGGTACTCATCGACCTGGACGAGGACCACGCGAACGCCGTGGTGGACGAACTCCACGACCAGCTGCCGGGCCTTCGGACCGAGGAGGTGGCCCGCGAGTGCTGGGACGAGAACGGCGAAGTCATCGTCGCCGCGGACCGCGACACCGCCGTCGAGGCCGCCAACGACTACGCGATGGAGCACCTCCAGTTGATGGTCGAGAACCCCCGCGACCTCGTCGACGACCTGCGGAACTACGGCTCGCTGTTCATCGGCGAACACTCACCGGTCGTGTTCGGCGACAAGGCCGTCGGCACCAACCACAGCCTCCCGACGCTGGAAGTCTCGAAGTACAGCGGTGGCATCTGGGTCGGCACGTACCTGAAGACGCTCACCCACCAGGAGGCGACCAGGGAGGGCGCCGCGGAGGTCGCGGAGTGGGCAGCTCGAATCTGCGAACTGGAGGGCACTCACGCCCACCAGCTCTCCGCCGAGGCACGGCTCCTGGACGACGAGTAG
- a CDS encoding CoA-acylating methylmalonate-semialdehyde dehydrogenase, giving the protein MSDLQPLTEDEQVQNYVGGEWQSPTSEDGQAVVNPATKEELGYVAFSSESDVDEAVERGQEAFEDWSRRPVEDRIQPLFAFKQLLEDNIEELTEVLVQEHGKNVHEARGELRRGIENVEVACGIPTMMQAGSIPNAAPNIDETAVRRPLGVFTAITPFNFPGMIPLWFLPYAVATGNSFILKPSEQDPLVAEKLFELIDQAGFPDGVVQLVHGSVDTVNTLLEHEGIAGVSFVGSTPVARHVYQTAAEHGKRVQSQGGAKNHVIVTESADLEFAAEKTVSSSYACGGERCLANDVALVEESVYEEFTDLVVEAAENQTVGYGLDEETDIGALITPEHADSVRNYVETGVQEGAELLVDGRDVTVEGYEDGNFVGPSVFADVTEDMVIAREEVFGPVLALASVEDVDAAIERLNTSDFGNAASLFTGRGADARKFRHEADVGNLGVNVGTSAPMAFFHFGGRKDSFFGDLHAQGEDMIHFYTDKHVYIERWPDA; this is encoded by the coding sequence ATGAGTGACCTGCAGCCCTTGACGGAGGACGAACAGGTGCAAAACTACGTCGGTGGTGAGTGGCAGTCACCGACGAGCGAGGACGGCCAGGCAGTGGTCAACCCCGCGACGAAGGAAGAACTCGGCTACGTCGCGTTCAGCTCCGAGAGCGACGTCGACGAGGCCGTCGAGCGCGGCCAGGAGGCCTTCGAGGACTGGAGCAGGCGCCCAGTCGAGGACCGCATCCAGCCGCTGTTCGCGTTCAAGCAACTGCTCGAGGACAACATCGAGGAACTCACCGAGGTGCTGGTCCAGGAGCACGGCAAGAACGTCCACGAGGCGCGCGGCGAACTCCGCCGCGGCATCGAGAACGTGGAGGTCGCCTGCGGCATCCCGACGATGATGCAGGCGGGCTCCATCCCGAACGCGGCGCCGAACATCGACGAGACCGCGGTGCGTCGTCCACTCGGCGTGTTCACCGCAATCACGCCGTTCAACTTCCCGGGGATGATCCCGCTGTGGTTCCTGCCGTACGCCGTCGCCACCGGGAACAGCTTCATCCTCAAGCCCAGCGAGCAGGACCCGCTGGTCGCCGAGAAGCTCTTCGAGCTCATCGACCAGGCGGGCTTCCCGGACGGCGTCGTCCAGCTCGTCCACGGCAGCGTGGACACGGTGAACACGCTGCTCGAACACGAGGGTATCGCCGGCGTCTCCTTCGTCGGCAGCACGCCCGTCGCCCGGCACGTCTACCAGACGGCCGCCGAGCACGGGAAGCGCGTCCAGTCCCAGGGTGGGGCGAAGAACCACGTCATCGTCACCGAGAGCGCGGACCTCGAGTTCGCCGCCGAGAAGACCGTCTCCTCGTCGTACGCCTGCGGCGGTGAGCGCTGTCTCGCGAACGACGTCGCGCTCGTCGAGGAGTCAGTCTACGAGGAGTTCACGGACCTCGTCGTCGAGGCCGCCGAGAACCAGACGGTCGGCTACGGACTGGACGAGGAAACCGACATCGGGGCGCTCATCACCCCCGAGCACGCCGACTCCGTCCGGAACTACGTCGAGACCGGCGTCCAGGAGGGCGCAGAACTGCTCGTCGACGGCCGGGACGTCACCGTCGAGGGGTACGAGGACGGTAACTTCGTCGGGCCGTCGGTGTTCGCCGACGTGACCGAGGACATGGTCATCGCACGCGAGGAGGTGTTCGGCCCGGTGCTCGCACTCGCGTCCGTCGAGGACGTCGACGCGGCCATCGAGCGGCTCAACACCAGCGACTTCGGGAACGCCGCGAGCCTGTTCACTGGCCGCGGCGCCGACGCCCGGAAGTTCCGCCACGAGGCCGACGTCGGTAACCTCGGCGTCAACGTCGGGACGTCCGCGCCGATGGCGTTCTTCCACTTCGGCGGCCGGAAGGACTCGTTCTTCGGCGACCTCCACGCCCAGGGCGAGGACATGATCCACTTCTACACCGACAAGCACGTCTACATCGAGCGCTGGCCGGACGCCTGA
- a CDS encoding (2Fe-2S)-binding protein yields the protein MARHDITLTVNGKEQSLTVDSETLLVHALREELDYTGPKVGCQSTMCGACTVQLDGDPVKSCTLFAVQADGREVTTVEGLGDQDNLHPLQESFRAEHGLQCGYCTPGMLMTADGLLEENPDPDREEIREALEGNICRCTGYENIVNAVESAAAKGEGGSDD from the coding sequence ATGGCAAGACACGATATAACACTCACAGTAAACGGAAAGGAACAATCGCTCACTGTCGACTCGGAGACGCTGCTCGTCCACGCACTGAGAGAGGAACTCGACTACACCGGCCCGAAGGTCGGCTGTCAGAGCACGATGTGTGGTGCCTGCACAGTCCAGTTGGACGGCGACCCCGTCAAGTCGTGTACACTGTTCGCCGTCCAGGCCGACGGCCGCGAAGTGACGACCGTCGAGGGGCTGGGGGACCAGGACAACCTCCACCCGCTCCAGGAGAGCTTCCGAGCGGAGCACGGCCTCCAGTGTGGCTACTGCACGCCCGGCATGCTGATGACCGCAGACGGACTCCTCGAGGAGAACCCGGACCCCGACCGCGAGGAGATCCGGGAGGCCCTCGAGGGGAACATCTGTCGCTGCACCGGCTACGAGAACATCGTCAACGCCGTCGAGTCGGCGGCCGCGAAGGGGGAGGGCGGCAGCGATGACTGA